A genomic region of Trichothermofontia sichuanensis B231 contains the following coding sequences:
- the pheS gene encoding phenylalanine--tRNA ligase subunit alpha translates to MSTLETQLQTLQQDGQAAIAATDTLEELEQLRVKYLGKKGELSQILGGMGKLDATERPRIGALANEVKTCLQTALEERRTALQAAQIQAQLEAETLDVTMPGVYRPLGRTHPLTAMTDRMIDILVGMGYTVADGPEIETDYYNFEALNTPADHPARDMQDTFYLPDGHLLRTHTSSVQIRYMADNEPPIRIVAPGRVFRRDTVDATHAATFHQLEILAVDEGLTFTDLRGTLRVFLESVFGEDLPVRFRASYFPFTEPSAEVDVQWQGQWLEVMGCGMVDPNVLKAVGYDPEVYTGFAAGLGIERFAMVLHQIDDVRRFYTNDLRFLRQF, encoded by the coding sequence ATGAGTACCCTTGAGACGCAACTACAAACCCTCCAACAGGACGGTCAAGCTGCGATCGCCGCTACCGATACCCTGGAGGAACTGGAACAATTGCGCGTCAAATACCTGGGGAAAAAGGGCGAACTCTCCCAAATCCTTGGCGGTATGGGCAAGCTCGATGCAACGGAACGTCCCCGCATTGGCGCCCTTGCAAATGAGGTCAAAACCTGCCTGCAAACCGCCCTAGAGGAGCGGCGGACGGCTTTGCAGGCAGCCCAAATTCAGGCCCAACTAGAGGCAGAAACCCTGGATGTCACTATGCCAGGAGTTTATCGGCCCCTGGGGCGCACCCATCCGCTCACGGCCATGACCGATCGTATGATCGATATCCTGGTCGGCATGGGCTATACCGTCGCTGATGGCCCTGAAATCGAAACCGACTACTACAACTTTGAGGCCCTGAATACCCCGGCTGACCACCCGGCGCGTGATATGCAGGACACCTTTTACCTGCCCGATGGTCACCTCCTGCGCACCCATACCTCTTCGGTACAGATCCGCTATATGGCTGACAATGAGCCGCCGATCCGGATCGTGGCCCCCGGTCGGGTTTTTCGGCGGGATACTGTGGATGCCACCCATGCGGCCACCTTCCACCAGTTGGAGATTCTGGCGGTGGATGAGGGCCTAACCTTCACTGATCTACGCGGGACGCTACGGGTCTTTCTGGAGTCTGTGTTTGGCGAAGATTTACCCGTGCGCTTCCGGGCCAGCTATTTCCCGTTCACGGAACCCTCTGCCGAAGTCGATGTGCAATGGCAGGGCCAATGGCTAGAGGTCATGGGTTGCGGCATGGTGGACCCAAATGTGCTCAAGGCTGTGGGCTATGATCCGGAAGTCTATACCGGCTTTGCGGCGGGGTTAGGCATTGAACGGTTTGCGATGGTCCTCCATCAAATTGATGATGTTCGGCGGTTCTATACGAATGATTTGCGCTTCCTGCGCCAGTTCTAG
- a CDS encoding NUDIX hydrolase — translation MMSDPAPRPVWERRDRFFELQSPWLTLIGEHWRDDRHQWLEYWRVEKADSAIVLPLCQDQLLLPPPSYRPGLGQCTLDFPGGRVPAGQSPAAVIPAILQRELQIPPDSIQQLVPLNTTGWAVNSSFSNQRLYGFVAHLDATLLTAESAPNWHRYTTTPAGIRDLLAVLTCLQCRALLLEWWLGHSL, via the coding sequence ATGATGTCTGACCCAGCTCCCCGGCCAGTATGGGAACGGCGCGATCGTTTTTTTGAACTCCAATCCCCGTGGCTCACCCTAATCGGGGAACATTGGCGCGACGATCGGCACCAATGGCTGGAATATTGGCGCGTAGAAAAGGCTGACTCTGCGATCGTGCTGCCCCTGTGCCAGGACCAATTGCTGCTCCCACCCCCCAGCTATCGTCCCGGTCTGGGCCAATGCACCCTCGACTTTCCCGGTGGCCGCGTTCCCGCTGGACAATCTCCCGCTGCCGTGATTCCAGCCATTTTGCAGCGAGAATTGCAGATTCCCCCCGACAGCATCCAACAGCTTGTGCCTCTCAACACAACGGGTTGGGCCGTAAACAGTTCCTTCTCTAACCAACGCCTCTATGGGTTTGTCGCCCACCTAGATGCCACCCTCCTCACCGCCGAATCGGCTCCTAATTGGCACCGATATACGACAACGCCAGCCGGTATTCGTGACCTGCTAGCGGTTCTGACCTGTTTACAGTGCCGCGCCCTGCTGCTGGAATGGTGGTTGGGCCATTCGCTCTAG
- the def gene encoding peptide deformylase, whose protein sequence is MSDCPAIAQLGNPILRTEAEPVHDLRDARVQALIDQLLATVQQANGVGLAATQISQPYRVLVIASHPSPRYPDAPQMAPIALINPRLVAHSEEMVTDWEGCLSVPGIRGRVPRYQAVTVEYTDREGKLQHQEFTGFIARIFQHEYDHLHGLVFLDRVEDTHQLMTEPEYQRQVLSHCPT, encoded by the coding sequence ATGAGTGATTGTCCAGCCATCGCCCAACTGGGAAATCCGATCCTCCGCACGGAAGCTGAACCGGTTCATGATCTGCGCGATGCACGGGTACAAGCCCTGATTGATCAACTGTTAGCTACGGTGCAACAAGCTAATGGCGTCGGGTTAGCCGCAACCCAAATCTCGCAACCCTACCGCGTCTTGGTTATTGCCTCCCATCCCAGCCCTCGCTATCCTGATGCCCCACAGATGGCCCCGATCGCCCTGATCAATCCTCGGCTCGTGGCTCACTCGGAGGAAATGGTGACGGATTGGGAAGGCTGCCTGAGTGTGCCCGGTATTCGGGGACGGGTGCCGCGCTATCAAGCTGTCACTGTGGAATATACCGATCGCGAGGGCAAGTTACAACATCAGGAATTTACGGGGTTTATAGCCCGGATTTTCCAGCATGAGTATGACCATCTACACGGTCTGGTGTTCCTCGATCGCGTCGAAGACACCCATCAGTTGATGACTGAACCGGAATACCAACGTCAAGTCTTGAGCCATTGTCCCACCTGA
- a CDS encoding C40 family peptidase, with protein sequence MSLPLRLSSNLTYQTLSTINLYDSPDCCRLATQAAPGRYLMLLDPSPGTETRQALPIRLCEDEYPAWLAVADRAQLAVAPQGYQARYWTAAEIRACLPDVIAFTQAAMGVPNTYLWGGTVAPNYDCSGLIQAAFAASGIWLPRDAYQQAAFCTPVARPDLQAGDLVFFGTPAKITHVGLYLGGDRYVHSSGQDQGRNGIGIDWLIPSDDPVSQTYLAQFRGGGRVTCSYQPGNAQPLGRPEMP encoded by the coding sequence ATGTCACTACCGCTGCGCCTCTCGTCCAACCTCACCTATCAAACCCTGAGTACGATCAATCTCTACGACAGTCCCGACTGTTGCCGTTTAGCCACCCAAGCTGCTCCCGGACGCTATCTCATGCTCCTTGACCCCTCACCAGGGACAGAGACCCGCCAAGCCCTACCCATTCGCCTGTGTGAGGATGAGTACCCAGCCTGGTTAGCTGTGGCCGATCGCGCCCAGCTAGCGGTGGCTCCCCAAGGCTATCAGGCCAGATATTGGACGGCTGCCGAGATTCGGGCTTGTCTACCGGACGTAATTGCCTTTACCCAAGCGGCAATGGGGGTGCCGAATACCTATTTATGGGGAGGGACGGTCGCCCCTAATTACGATTGCTCTGGATTAATACAGGCTGCGTTCGCCGCCAGTGGCATTTGGTTACCCAGGGATGCCTATCAGCAGGCAGCGTTTTGTACCCCCGTAGCCCGTCCAGATTTACAAGCCGGGGATTTAGTGTTTTTTGGAACCCCAGCCAAAATCACCCATGTGGGCTTGTATCTAGGGGGCGATCGCTATGTACACAGTTCCGGTCAAGACCAGGGGCGCAATGGCATTGGCATTGATTGGCTCATTCCCTCGGATGATCCGGTCAGTCAGACCTATTTGGCCCAATTTCGGGGGGGCGGTCGGGTCACCTGTAGCTATCAACCAGGGAATGCTCAACCGCTGGGAAGGCCAGAAATGCCCTAG
- a CDS encoding radical SAM protein produces the protein MSNVLSAFCAVYGPVKSWRFGQSLGIDPIGPVSTCSFNCVYCQLGEIQQKISDRRLFVPTAQVEQDLKPFAPWAVDIITLSGSGEPTLALNLGEILTLVKTMTRKPTAVLTNGTTLTDPQARSELAIADRVAVKLDAVTPDQLRRVDRAVPDITWANLWQGINQFRREYTGFLAVQTMLLTPWSPTEQDTYIQLLQELQPDEVQLNVPTRPKPLTYQLEARGNHEPEGCPYPVQVLKQVQPQVLVALADRIQAATAIPVRMPPHLAEHWQNANTDDV, from the coding sequence ATGTCTAACGTTCTTTCAGCTTTTTGCGCCGTTTATGGCCCCGTCAAATCCTGGCGATTTGGCCAGTCCCTCGGCATTGACCCGATCGGGCCGGTGTCTACCTGTTCGTTTAACTGTGTCTATTGTCAGTTAGGTGAGATCCAGCAAAAAATCAGCGATCGTCGCCTGTTTGTCCCCACAGCCCAGGTTGAGCAGGATCTCAAACCCTTTGCCCCGTGGGCAGTGGATATCATTACCCTTAGTGGTAGCGGCGAACCCACCCTGGCCCTGAACCTGGGGGAAATTCTGACACTGGTTAAAACAATGACCCGCAAACCAACGGCGGTATTGACGAATGGTACGACGTTGACCGACCCCCAGGCGCGGTCGGAGTTGGCGATCGCCGATCGGGTAGCCGTCAAACTGGATGCCGTCACCCCCGACCAACTGCGTCGCGTCGATCGGGCTGTACCGGACATTACCTGGGCCAACCTCTGGCAGGGAATTAACCAATTTCGGCGTGAGTATACCGGCTTTCTGGCCGTCCAGACCATGCTGCTAACCCCCTGGTCACCCACCGAGCAAGACACCTATATTCAATTACTGCAAGAGCTACAGCCAGACGAAGTACAACTGAATGTACCCACCCGTCCCAAACCCCTGACCTATCAACTGGAGGCACGGGGTAACCACGAACCAGAGGGCTGTCCCTACCCGGTTCAAGTCCTAAAGCAGGTCCAACCGCAGGTGCTGGTGGCCCTGGCCGATCGCATTCAGGCTGCAACCGCCATCCCGGTGCGGATGCCACCCCATCTCGCCGAACACTGGCAAAATGCTAACACCGATGATGTCTGA